The following DNA comes from Photobacterium sp. DA100.
GCGCTTTTTTGATGTTCACTTTCATGAACCGCAACCTCATGGAGTCGCCAAAATAGATAGCCTACATATGAAAATATTGAAATAGTAACGACAAAGATCACCCCCATGAAAACTTCCGAGTTCAGTAACTTTATTATGGTTGGGTTACCACCAACAAAATCACTAGCAGGCATTGCTTTGCCATGTATTTTCGACAGCGTAGAAAAAAAGAGAGAACAGCCGACCAAACACGATAAAACGAACATCGCTTTAACCAACCATTTAACAAAACCAATAAGTTTCTTCATAGTAACTTCCTTGTTAGAATGTATATGCCGCACCAATAAAGTGAACCGTCCCGGTAAAGTGGCCATTCAGAGAGAAAAGTTCGCGCATTGATTCTTGCTTAATATCAATTTTACCGAAGTCAGCAAGTTCGTAATAAATATCCAGCTTGCTCTCATCGAACTTTTTGCTTAGACCAATAGAATATCGATGTTGCTCACCTACAGGTAAGTCCGGTGATTGCTTTGAAGGATCATCTAAAGGAGAAGATTCATAAGCGTATCCCGCTTTTAGACTCCAGCCTTGATGAAGTTGATACTCCCCCCCCAAAGACACGCGCCACACATCATCCCAATCTCTGTCTATCGTATATGGAATGAGTTGATTACCTATCGTCATATTAATATCGGTGGACTCCATCGCTGACCAATGGTGATTTTGGATAGAACTCATCAAGGAGAGTTGCGGACTTAGTTGATATGATACACTTAAATCAGAAATAGCCGGAGATGGCAAAGAAGTCTTATATGTACCAGATGCACGCTGCGTATACACATCACCTTCAAACTCATGGGTAAGTTCCGAGCGATACGAAAGACCTAGCTTGAGCTTTTCGGTTGCTTGAACAACAGTGCCAATATTGTACCCAAACGCCCAACTGGTTGAGGTATCTAGCTCTATACTAGCAGTGTTGCCTTGTAAAAAAGCGTAGTTAACCTGAACACCACCAGCGACGGACCATTGCTCATTCACTCTATAACTTAGTGTCGGGTTAAATTGATAAGTTAGCAATGCAACATCCGTCAGCTGAGCCCTTCCCCGCCATTCATTACCATAATCCAATGTCGCTCCACCTAGAGAGCCTAATGCGAGGCCAGCTTTAAAATCATTACCTAAGTCAATGACGTGAAAAAAACCCGCAACCGGTAATGTCGAGCTGGATTTACCATCCCGACCGTTACCATCGTCGTAGTAATTAATCTCTAGATTTAATAACGTTCCGGTAACTGTGGTTAACTCATCCTCAATATGGGACATTACCGCCGGATTGGTCCAAATGGAAGTAGCGGACTCGATATAGACCCCATCACCCGCACCAGCCGTCCCCAAGTTCGAATAAGTAGCCTCTTGAAGAAAAATACCACTAGCAAATGTTATAGGAGTAACGCTTGCCCCCACGATAAAAGCCCCTATAGGGTACTTTTTTGTCATGTCGATACCTGCCTCTTTTATTGATAAGAGGAAGATTAAGGCGTTAACAATGACACCACCAATCATTTAACCACATATCAGATATTAACTAACTGCATAACCCTTTAAAATCAGGGGGAACCAATAGTTGCAATTGATTCCACCTGACTTGGCACCAGCCCATTTGATTACCGAATGTTCATTGTCCGTTTTTTATAGTCTCAGCTGTTGATTGGAGGTGTTTGTTTAGTAAAATTACAATATAAATAAATGCGCTTTTATGTTCTTGGCAAAAGGATGTACAAGTTGAGGTTTAGGGTTGCTCCCTCCGGATCGTACTCTGCCGATTCAGCCCAATATTTCACCCCTCCCCCAAGCAACATAGGTATATTTTCTAGCTCGAAATACTGAGAAGCCGTTAACGTGACCGGCACTGACCACTGATCACTATTCAACTCATAGGCGGTTTCTGATGTCAGCTCAAAAGTGGTGCCCCACTCTGTCGTATAGTCAATAAAGGGCTGCACAAATGTTGTGCTATATGTATCGCCAATACCCTCCTCAACCGAGTAGGTATGGCTTGCCAAAAATCCCACCGTCCAAGGGCCCAGTACGGTAAGGCCGACATAAGATAACCCGATACCCGTTTCATTTGTGCCAAGCGCTTCATGGCTTGCAGTATCAAAGTTAAATGTCGGACCAAAGCCATGCGTCCACACGCCGCCAACCGCTTCTGTCGGTGAGAAAAAAAACGTCGAATTGATATCCCCAAGACCTGATTCACTTTCACCAGCACGAGTAACATCGCTTTGAGAAATAATAGGAATAATGGTTCGAGTAATTAGATTCCAATCCTTGGAAAGTTCGAATGGAATAATAGGCTGTATATTCGTTGTATGCCTAGTCCCCTTATTTGGACCTACATTTTCACTGTATTCATACTGAATCGGAATCCAATAGCTGGTAGTCAACGGGTTCACTGCTGATTGAGCAGCTTGCTGCTCTTTGGTCTTAATTTCTTCTGATGAGTAAACATTGGCAGAAAGAGCTGCTGTAAAAACAAACAACAGCGTCATATGATGATTTTTCATCTTATATCCAGTTATATTTATTGCTAAGTAATTTTAATTAGGATTTAAGCCATATTCTTATAATTAGCGGTATTTCTAGAAGGGAAATTAATAAGAGGCAGTATTACTGCCTCTTATTAACCATTTAGTTTATTTTCTCTAGATCGCCCAACATCCAGGTTTTATAGAAGTCTTTTGTTTTTGGCCCATACAGGCGGAACAGTAAGAAGAAATCTTCACCATTGGTCGGCACCCAGTTTTCTTCCATTCCTTCTGGAGCCTTGGGACCAAAGTAAATGTCGTAAGAGCCATCGCCATTCACTTTCATCGTATCTTGGTTGCGAGAAGACAAGCCGACACGATCCACGTTCTTGACGAAGTTTTTAGTCTCCATGCTATAAACAATCACTGACCAGAAATCTTTTACCGGCGTATCCTTCGGAACATTAAGCTTGTACGTCGATTCACCATCTAACATGTCACCATTACTGTCTTTCACGCCAGTAAGATAGAATGTTTCCCCGCCAAACTTCTTAGGCAGGTAAGTGACGTAGAAATACGAACTCGCTCGCTTATCAACAAGCACTTCGTTTTCTTCTTCAAAGGTAAAACCTTTGTATGGTTGGTCACCAAAGTTCCAAAATGCCCAATTTGATAGCGGCTGCCCTTCTTTATCTCTCCACAACGGTGAGATAGTATCACCATCAGTGACAAAGCGTTTTTGCATATGAGCATATACTAGCAACAAGCCCTCTCTCATTGCATTCAGCTGCTTCTCAGTAGGATTAAATGGCTTCCCTTTCTCTATCCCAAGCTCCTTAAGTAGAGAAACCATCACTTTGTCTTGTTCGCGAATTGGGTTGTTTTGCACAACATCATTCACATCTTCGAAGAAGGTCTCGTTGTAGTAAGGCAAACAGTCATAATCAACATTTGTAGCGTTGAGGTAATCTGTTTCAGGGGGATTAGAGGCATCTTTCAGCTCATAGATTTTAATGCCTTTTGCATAATCCCCTGCGTCTTTATCGGTCGCGCCATTATATAGGCGTGGGCGAAACGCAAAGCCATAATCCAACGTCTCTGTTTCAGAAACAATGTAACCTTCGGCCTCCAAATCCGCTTTTGAAGGCGTACCTTCATAGTTTGGTGGCAAGAAGACATATTTTCCGCCTTTACCTTGGTCTGCACCAGCAGGGCCAACATCCACAATAGGTTGCTCCCATTGGTTGACCACGGAGCCAAAGTAACTCACTTTGTCTGAAGCTGCCGGCACTTCAATAACGATAGGGCCATTGCGTGATGTAATGGTTCCCCAAGCATACGCGGCTACGTCATTGGCCGTTAAAAAGCCTTTGTTTGAAGCAAATGGCTTATTGATGTAAACCACGTCGTTGTAGTCACCACCAAGATCGCGGCGCGTCGCTTTGAGAAAATCAACTTGAGTAACTGCTGGCATCGCCCAGATTGCGGTCTGAGTTGCTCTTTACACCATGATCTTATATTCAAGATCCTCAATTTGAGATGCTCGAGCCAGTATATTGTCCGTATTGTCAAAAGATTGGTTTGTTACAGATGCGTGCACGTGACCCGTCATAAGGGTCGTCGCGTCCAATAGGCTTAGAGCCAAAGACTTCAATTTCATAGTATGTACCTTTCTGAATGATAAATTGGCGACCACCTCGTCCTTGAGGTGATGCTGAACTGGATTTCGATGTCGTTACTCAGAACGGGTTATCTTCTGAAAATCTGATGGTTTCCAAGAGCCATCAAACCAAGCTTCAGTTGGTCCATACATACGAAACAATACGTTGAAACCTTTACCTGGTACGGTTTGAACCCAGTTTTTCTCATAACCTTTTGGCGCAACCGGTGCGAAATGAATCGTAATCGATCCATCTTCATTTTTGCGAAGCCCCTTACTGAGCCCATCTATGCCTGCGCTTGCTTGATCAGTCTCTAACATGGATCTGGTTTGATTGTCGTAGACCATAAACGACCAAAACTTAGTGGCTGGCGCATTTGGTGGTAGCGTCACAGTGTAGTGCTCGGAACCATCCAGTAATTGATTGTCACTATCTCGGTTGCCGACTCGGTAATCAGAACCCCGGCCGACTGTTTTTGTTACCATATCTGGCGTGATACCCGTTGCCATGAAGTGGAACATCGCTCGATCATCGGCATTGATGACACCATTTTCATCATGGAACTCATGGCCATTAATCAAAGGAGTAAACCAGTTGCTATCCTCGTAAGTAATGAGTGATTCATCAGGGTAGAAGTAATAACTCCTCGCTTCTGCTGTCGCGATTTTAGCGGCTTCCTCAAGAATGCCTTGCATACGGGCATCAGGCTGGAACGGCTTGCCTTTTTCAATACCAATTCTTTTCGCTAACGATAGCCATTCAGGATCAAATATTTCCTTAGGTTCATACTGAATCAGTGCATTAATTTCGTCATAGAACTCGTGGTTCATTGCATGTACGGTGTTGTACTTAATACCGGTAATATTCAAGAACTCCGTTTGGTTCTTTTTGCCATACGGATACAGCTTCATTGTTTTTTTCAGCTGGCTGACGTCATGTTCTAACGTGGAAGGCGTTGTGATAATACGAACTAGCAACCAATGTTGATAACCGTCTGTTTTGACGTGGATATAACCTTTTGGCAGCTCGCCTTGATAAGATGTGTGATAGAAGAAATATTTGCCACCCTTCCCTTGATCTTGAGGATGGGTAACACCTACTCGGGATGTGAACTTAAACGCAGCGTTATCCACCAAACCGAGTATTGGCGTACCGACCTCTAGCACCACGGGGCCATCTTTCACATCAATTTCTGACGAAACATATGGGGTTGTCGTATTTGCGGTAAGCCAAATACTGTTCGCATTTAGCATCCCTTCAGAGATGGCAATGGTTTTGTTGGGCTCCATACCAACACTTTCATGGCCGAGTAACAGCCCTTGTATAGACGCAACCGGTATACCAGATAGAAAAACACGAACGGCATCTGCAGTGTCAACAAAGTCTGACGCTTTAAGGTGTGTGTCCAGCGATGGGGCGCCATCTGTATAATTGAGTTCACCTAAATACTTAGATTCAACATGGTTAGGAGTAATAATAGAAGGCGGAACATCTGCTTCAAACGTCGCAGCTGTCGCTGAAGAAATAGTATTAACAAATACTAGGGTAGAGAGTAATTTATATTTCATACTCAACCTCTTTAATATATATTTCTAGTTGATGAGGTTGATACTAGTATTATTCTAAATTTGCATCTAACTACTTATAGTAATATGCTGACATTACCGAAGTGAATAATTATCTCATAGCCACCCGATGAATAAGCAGCTATCAAGAATCGACTTAAACTTGTTGATTACGTTAGATACTTTACTCAAAGAGAAAAACGTAACACGCACTGCAGAGGTCCTTTTTGTCTCCCAGCCCGCGGTAAGTAGAGCGCTCGGCCGGCTACGAGAAACATTCGACGATCCTCTGTTTACTCGGGTCTCCAATGGGTTAATTCCAACCGAAAAAGCCCTGCACATCGGCAAGCAACTTGAAGTCATCATCCCTCTTCTACAAGGTGTATTCCTATCCGAAGACTTTACCCCTGAGAAATGTGATTATAGCTTCTCAATTGCATTACCAGCCTTTCTTTCTAGCGTTCTCCTGCCCAAACTCGTGTTAGAAATAAATCGCGTTGCCCCCAAGGCTCGAATCACAGAACTGCCTGCAAAAGCAAACCCTTACCCTTTAATTGATCAGGGAAATCTAGATTTTTCGATCCATTACGCTCCCTCTCCTAACGAAAAATACCTTTCCACAGAAATCGGTATATTAAAGCCTCAACTTTTTGCTAGGAAAGCACACCCTCTATTCAAGAAAGAAGACCTTAAGCTTGATGATACTTCCGACTACCCACTAATAGGAATGCTGGTAGAAGAGGACCAATATCAATCTTTTAGCGCACCAATCATGAATATATACCGAGATCTGATGCTAGATAAGAAACCAATGCTGAGAAGCTCTCAGACACAAGTTCTCGTGGACGTGATGAAGGACTCGGACTCCATTATGTTTGGTACTAACTGTGTAAGCGCCCTGAGTAGTTTCGGCAACGAATTCGACCTACTACTCTCACTCGATCATAAAGACGAACACCACGTACCTATTTATCTGGTTCAGCATACGAGAAACAGAAACAACCCCGCTCACCTATGGTTTTCTAGCCTTATCGTCAAAGA
Coding sequences within:
- a CDS encoding outer membrane protein transport protein; this encodes MIGGVIVNALIFLLSIKEAGIDMTKKYPIGAFIVGASVTPITFASGIFLQEATYSNLGTAGAGDGVYIESATSIWTNPAVMSHIEDELTTVTGTLLNLEINYYDDGNGRDGKSSSTLPVAGFFHVIDLGNDFKAGLALGSLGGATLDYGNEWRGRAQLTDVALLTYQFNPTLSYRVNEQWSVAGGVQVNYAFLQGNTASIELDTSTSWAFGYNIGTVVQATEKLKLGLSYRSELTHEFEGDVYTQRASGTYKTSLPSPAISDLSVSYQLSPQLSLMSSIQNHHWSAMESTDINMTIGNQLIPYTIDRDWDDVWRVSLGGEYQLHQGWSLKAGYAYESSPLDDPSKQSPDLPVGEQHRYSIGLSKKFDESKLDIYYELADFGKIDIKQESMRELFSLNGHFTGTVHFIGAAYTF
- a CDS encoding DUF1214 domain-containing protein, coding for MPAVTQVDFLKATRRDLGGDYNDVVYINKPFASNKGFLTANDVAAYAWGTITSRNGPIVIEVPAASDKVSYFGSVVNQWEQPIVDVGPAGADQGKGGKYVFLPPNYEGTPSKADLEAEGYIVSETETLDYGFAFRPRLYNGATDKDAGDYAKGIKIYELKDASNPPETDYLNATNVDYDCLPYYNETFFEDVNDVVQNNPIREQDKVMVSLLKELGIEKGKPFNPTEKQLNAMREGLLLVYAHMQKRFVTDGDTISPLWRDKEGQPLSNWAFWNFGDQPYKGFTFEEENEVLVDKRASSYFYVTYLPKKFGGETFYLTGVKDSNGDMLDGESTYKLNVPKDTPVKDFWSVIVYSMETKNFVKNVDRVGLSSRNQDTMKVNGDGSYDIYFGPKAPEGMEENWVPTNGEDFFLLFRLYGPKTKDFYKTWMLGDLEKIN
- a CDS encoding LysR family transcriptional regulator translates to MNKQLSRIDLNLLITLDTLLKEKNVTRTAEVLFVSQPAVSRALGRLRETFDDPLFTRVSNGLIPTEKALHIGKQLEVIIPLLQGVFLSEDFTPEKCDYSFSIALPAFLSSVLLPKLVLEINRVAPKARITELPAKANPYPLIDQGNLDFSIHYAPSPNEKYLSTEIGILKPQLFARKAHPLFKKEDLKLDDTSDYPLIGMLVEEDQYQSFSAPIMNIYRDLMLDKKPMLRSSQTQVLVDVMKDSDSIMFGTNCVSALSSFGNEFDLLLSLDHKDEHHVPIYLVQHTRNRNNPAHLWFSSLIVKEICKII
- a CDS encoding magnesium transporter, encoding MKKLIGFVKWLVKAMFVLSCLVGCSLFFSTLSKIHGKAMPASDFVGGNPTIIKLLNSEVFMGVIFVVTISIFSYVGYLFWRLHEVAVHESEHQKSAHTTLVFALSLCGLMINKVWWVLALIIAFTRWDVIGDALSGVIRKGVSGSRLSSEDSKQ
- a CDS encoding DUF1254 domain-containing protein; translated protein: MKYKLLSTLVFVNTISSATAATFEADVPPSIITPNHVESKYLGELNYTDGAPSLDTHLKASDFVDTADAVRVFLSGIPVASIQGLLLGHESVGMEPNKTIAISEGMLNANSIWLTANTTTPYVSSEIDVKDGPVVLEVGTPILGLVDNAAFKFTSRVGVTHPQDQGKGGKYFFYHTSYQGELPKGYIHVKTDGYQHWLLVRIITTPSTLEHDVSQLKKTMKLYPYGKKNQTEFLNITGIKYNTVHAMNHEFYDEINALIQYEPKEIFDPEWLSLAKRIGIEKGKPFQPDARMQGILEEAAKIATAEARSYYFYPDESLITYEDSNWFTPLINGHEFHDENGVINADDRAMFHFMATGITPDMVTKTVGRGSDYRVGNRDSDNQLLDGSEHYTVTLPPNAPATKFWSFMVYDNQTRSMLETDQASAGIDGLSKGLRKNEDGSITIHFAPVAPKGYEKNWVQTVPGKGFNVLFRMYGPTEAWFDGSWKPSDFQKITRSE